In Gulosibacter molinativorax, a single window of DNA contains:
- the rpsL gene encoding 30S ribosomal protein S12, translated as MPTIQQLVRKGRKPKVSGSKSPALKANPQQRGVCTRVYTTTPKKPNSALRKVARVKLSNGTEVTAYIPGEGHNLQEHSMVLVRGGRVKDLPGVRYHIVRGALDTQAVKDRKQARSHYGAKKEK; from the coding sequence GTGCCAACGATTCAGCAGTTGGTCCGCAAGGGCCGCAAGCCCAAGGTGTCGGGCTCCAAGTCGCCCGCCCTTAAGGCAAACCCGCAGCAGCGCGGTGTCTGCACCCGTGTCTACACCACCACCCCTAAGAAGCCGAACTCGGCTCTGCGCAAGGTTGCTCGCGTGAAGCTGTCGAACGGCACCGAGGTCACCGCATACATCCCGGGTGAGGGCCACAACCTCCAGGAGCACTCGATGGTGCTCGTTCGCGGCGGTCGTGTGAAGGACCTCCCGGGTGTTCGCTACCACATCGTGCGTGGCGCACTCGACACCCAGGCTGTCAAGGACCGTAAGCAGGCCCGTAGCCACTACGGCGCGAAGAAGGAGAAGTAA
- the rpoB gene encoding DNA-directed RNA polymerase subunit beta: MAAASNATPTPKSGRNAHRLSFAQIKDTLEVPDLLSLQTDSFDWLVGNEQWKAALAYQEATSGGSNIARISGLEEVFEEISPIEDNAGAMQLTFRNPYLEPEKYSIDECKERGKTYSAPLYVEAEFMRFETGEIKTQTVFMGDFPLMTDKGTFIINGTERVVVSQLVRSPGVYFDQTPEKNSDQDVFSARVIPSRGAWLEFEVDKKGLVGVRIDRKRKQSVTVFLRAIGLSEEEIRAEFAGFETIMDTLAKDDAKIQTQEEALRDIYRKLRPGEQVASEAARALLDNYYFNRKRYDLAKVGRYKLNRKLGLEAPVSDSVLSVEDIVAIIRYLVALQRGDQTIEGTRNGGEITDIPLEVDDIDHFGNRRIRAVGELIQNQVRTGLSRMERVVRERMTTQEIDSITPQSLINVRPVVAAIKEFFGTSQLSQFMDQNNPLAGITHKRRLSALGPGGLSRERAGVEVRDVHPSHYGRMCPIETPEGPNIGLIGSLATFARINAFGFIETPYRRVENGVVSTKIDYLSAAEEDEFVVAQANAPIDSEGKFLEENVLVRLKGGEVELVPAGDVNYMDVSPRQMVSVGTSLIPFLEHDDANRALMGANMQRQAVPLLRSSSPIVGTGMESYTAIDAGDVVTTVNAGVVTSVSADQIIVQTDQGGSESYFLRKFERSNAGTCYNHRAIVKAGDRVEVGEVLADGPSTENGELALGKNLLVAFMPWEGHNFEDAIIISQNLVRDDVLSSIHIEEYEVDARDTKLGKEEITSDLPNVGQEMLKDLDERGIIRIGAEVQPGDILVGKVTPKGETELSAEERLLRAIFNEKSREVRDTSLKVPHGQAGTVISVKVFDVENGDDELGSGVNQRVVVYIAQKRKITEGDKMAGRHGNKGVIAKILPEEDMPFLADGTPVDIILNPLGIPKRMNLGQVLETHLGWVAMQGWDIEGNPDWAHELPEDAYHVEPGTKVATPVFDGATQEELHGLLASTRPNRDGERLVKEDGKTQLFDGRSGEPYPDPISVGYMYMLKLHHLVDDKIHARSTGPYSMITQQPLGGKAQFGGQRFGEMEVWALEAYGAAYTLQELLTIKSDDIVGRVKAYESIVKGENIQKAGIPESFRVLVREMRSLCLNVEVLSADGGVLSLEENDDDAYRAAEELGINISSRFESSSVDEI; the protein is encoded by the coding sequence TTGGCTGCTGCGAGCAACGCAACTCCTACGCCGAAGTCGGGTCGAAACGCGCACCGGCTGTCGTTTGCGCAGATCAAGGACACCCTCGAGGTTCCTGACCTGCTCTCACTTCAGACCGACTCGTTTGACTGGCTAGTTGGCAACGAACAGTGGAAGGCGGCTCTCGCCTACCAGGAAGCCACATCCGGTGGTTCCAACATCGCCCGGATCTCGGGCCTCGAAGAGGTCTTCGAGGAGATCTCGCCGATTGAAGACAACGCGGGCGCGATGCAGCTCACGTTCCGCAACCCGTACCTCGAGCCGGAGAAGTACTCGATCGACGAGTGCAAGGAACGCGGCAAGACCTACTCCGCACCGCTCTACGTTGAAGCCGAGTTCATGCGCTTCGAGACCGGTGAAATCAAGACCCAGACGGTCTTCATGGGCGACTTCCCGCTCATGACCGACAAGGGTACGTTCATCATCAACGGCACCGAGCGTGTCGTCGTGTCGCAGCTCGTCCGCAGCCCGGGCGTCTACTTCGACCAGACCCCCGAGAAGAACTCCGATCAGGATGTGTTCTCGGCTCGCGTGATTCCGTCGCGTGGTGCGTGGCTCGAGTTCGAGGTCGACAAGAAGGGCCTCGTCGGCGTTCGTATCGACCGCAAGCGTAAGCAGTCGGTCACCGTGTTCCTTCGTGCCATTGGCCTCAGTGAAGAAGAGATCCGCGCCGAGTTCGCGGGCTTCGAGACCATCATGGACACGCTCGCGAAGGACGACGCGAAGATCCAGACGCAGGAGGAAGCCCTCCGCGACATCTACCGTAAGCTCCGCCCGGGTGAGCAGGTTGCGTCGGAGGCCGCCCGCGCACTCCTCGACAACTACTACTTCAACCGCAAGCGCTACGACCTCGCGAAGGTCGGCCGCTACAAGCTCAACCGCAAGCTTGGTCTCGAGGCGCCGGTATCCGACTCCGTCCTCTCGGTCGAGGACATCGTCGCGATCATCCGCTACCTCGTCGCTCTCCAGCGCGGCGACCAGACGATCGAAGGCACCCGCAACGGTGGCGAGATCACGGACATCCCGCTCGAGGTTGACGACATCGACCACTTCGGTAACCGCCGCATCCGCGCGGTTGGCGAGCTCATCCAGAACCAGGTGCGCACCGGCCTCAGCCGCATGGAGCGCGTCGTGCGCGAGCGCATGACGACGCAGGAGATCGACTCGATCACCCCGCAGTCGCTCATCAACGTGCGCCCCGTCGTTGCTGCAATCAAGGAGTTCTTCGGAACCTCGCAGCTGTCGCAGTTCATGGACCAGAACAACCCGCTCGCGGGTATCACCCACAAGCGTCGCCTCTCGGCACTTGGCCCCGGTGGCCTCAGCCGTGAGCGCGCGGGTGTTGAGGTTCGTGACGTTCACCCGTCGCACTACGGCCGTATGTGCCCGATCGAGACGCCTGAAGGCCCGAACATTGGTCTGATCGGTTCGCTCGCGACCTTCGCGCGCATCAACGCGTTCGGATTCATCGAGACCCCGTACCGCCGCGTCGAAAACGGCGTCGTCTCTACGAAGATCGACTACCTCAGCGCTGCTGAGGAGGACGAGTTCGTCGTGGCCCAGGCCAACGCCCCGATCGACTCGGAGGGCAAGTTCCTCGAGGAGAACGTCCTCGTTCGTCTGAAGGGCGGCGAGGTTGAGCTCGTTCCCGCAGGCGACGTGAACTACATGGACGTCTCGCCGCGCCAGATGGTGTCGGTGGGTACCTCGCTCATCCCGTTCCTCGAGCACGACGACGCGAACCGCGCCCTGATGGGTGCGAACATGCAGCGCCAGGCTGTGCCGCTGCTGCGCTCGTCCTCGCCGATCGTCGGTACCGGTATGGAGAGCTACACCGCAATCGACGCGGGTGACGTCGTCACCACCGTCAACGCCGGTGTCGTGACCTCGGTGTCGGCCGACCAGATCATCGTGCAGACGGACCAGGGCGGCTCGGAGTCGTACTTCCTGCGCAAGTTCGAGCGCTCGAACGCGGGTACCTGCTACAACCACCGCGCGATCGTCAAGGCTGGCGACCGCGTTGAGGTTGGCGAAGTCCTCGCGGACGGCCCCTCGACCGAAAACGGTGAGCTCGCACTCGGTAAGAACCTCCTCGTGGCGTTCATGCCGTGGGAGGGCCACAACTTCGAGGACGCGATCATCATCAGCCAGAACCTGGTGCGTGACGACGTCCTGTCCTCGATCCACATCGAGGAATACGAGGTGGATGCGCGTGACACGAAGCTCGGTAAGGAAGAGATCACTTCTGACCTGCCGAACGTCGGTCAGGAAATGCTGAAGGACCTCGACGAGCGCGGCATCATCCGCATCGGCGCCGAGGTTCAGCCCGGCGACATCCTCGTGGGTAAGGTCACCCCGAAGGGTGAGACCGAGCTCAGCGCGGAAGAGCGCCTGCTGCGCGCGATCTTCAACGAGAAGAGCCGCGAAGTTCGCGACACCTCACTGAAGGTTCCCCACGGCCAGGCCGGTACCGTCATCTCGGTGAAGGTGTTCGACGTCGAGAACGGTGACGACGAGCTCGGCTCGGGCGTCAACCAGCGCGTCGTCGTCTACATCGCGCAGAAGCGCAAGATCACCGAGGGTGACAAGATGGCCGGCCGCCACGGCAACAAGGGTGTCATCGCGAAGATCCTCCCTGAGGAAGACATGCCGTTCCTCGCGGACGGTACCCCGGTCGACATCATCCTGAACCCGCTCGGTATTCCGAAGCGAATGAACCTCGGTCAGGTGCTCGAGACGCACCTCGGCTGGGTGGCAATGCAGGGTTGGGATATTGAGGGTAACCCCGACTGGGCACACGAGCTTCCCGAGGATGCTTACCACGTCGAGCCCGGCACCAAGGTTGCGACCCCGGTGTTCGATGGCGCGACGCAGGAAGAACTCCACGGCCTGCTCGCCTCGACCCGTCCGAACCGCGATGGCGAGCGCCTCGTGAAGGAAGACGGCAAGACCCAGCTGTTCGACGGCCGCTCCGGCGAGCCGTACCCGGACCCGATCTCGGTCGGCTACATGTACATGCTGAAGCTCCACCACCTCGTCGACGACAAGATTCACGCTCGTTCGACCGGTCCGTACTCGATGATCACCCAGCAGCCGCTCGGTGGTAAGGCACAGTTCGGCGGTCAGCGCTTCGGTGAGATGGAAGTGTGGGCCCTCGAGGCCTACGGCGCCGCGTACACGCTGCAGGAGCTGCTCACGATCAAGTCCGACGACATCGTCGGTCGTGTGAAGGCGTACGAGTCCATCGTCAAGGGCGAGAACATCCAGAAGGCCGGTATCCCCGAGTCGTTCCGAGTCCTCGTTCGCGAAATGCGTTCGCTCTGCCTGAACGTCGAGGTCCTCTCGGCAGACGGCGGCGTGCTCAGCCTTGAAGAGAACGACGACGACGCATACCGCGCCGCCGAAGAACTCGGTATCAACATCTCCAGTCGCTTCGAATCGTCCTCGGTTGACGAGATCTAA
- the rpoC gene encoding DNA-directed RNA polymerase subunit beta', which yields MIDATKFDSLSIGLATTEDILGWSRGEVKKPETINYRTLKPEKDGLFGEQIFGPSRDWECACGKYKRVRFKGIICERCGVEVTKSAVRRERMGHIKLAAPVTHIWYFKGVPSRLGYLLDMAPKDLEKVIYFAAYMVVSIDEEGRHDDLSDLEKEKNLEVQTRVNQRDSAINERLSTLEKEIAALEEEGATADQLKKAKDAGEKDMARIRKELDRDIEQVERVWESFKNLKVGELKPDDADYAELEDRYGDYFEAHMGAEAIQNRLRDFDLETEAESLREQIQNGKGQKKIRAIKRLRVVNAFLQTDNKPEAMVLDVIPVIPPELRPMVQLDGGRFATSDLNDLYRRVINRNNRLQRLLDLGAPEIIVNNEKRMLQEAVDALFDNGRRGRAVTGTGNRALKSLSDMLKGKQGRFRQNLLGKRVDYSGRSVIIVGPQLQMHQCGLPKQMALELFKPYVIKRLIDLGHASNIKAAKRSVERAKPEVWDVLEEVIRERPVLLNRAPTLHRLGIQAFEPLLVEGKAIQLHPLACSAFNADFDGDQMAVHLPLSVEAQAEARVLMLASNNILKPSDGRPVTLPSQDMVAGLYHLTFDREDAQGAGRSFGSVAEAIMAQDEGSLHLNAPVTIRLEGLAFLPGEEPEGFVEGKPYALKTTLGRALFNELLPDTYPYLEDRMTKGRLSDVVNFLAERFDKDVVAATLDKIKDAGFYWATRSGISLSVADVVVPDTKDAIIAETEAKVAELREDYSMGLTTQGEYREKTIALWEAATERVAEDTREQFPDTNSIHRMVTAGANGNWLQVRQIAGMRGIVANPKGEKIARPIIHSYREGLTVLEYFSSTHGARKGLADTALKTADSGYLTRRLVDVSQDVIIREVDCGTRKGLKLPISQVNAAGERELAENVENSVYARTLATDVVDADGQVLAQAGESVGDVLIERLFNANVEEVSVRSVLTCESQVGVCSKCYGRSMASSHLADMGEAVGIIAAQSIGEPGTQLTMRTFHTGGVASGTDITQGLPRVQELFEARTPKGAANLAKFAGTISIQDTERSRKIILTPDAEDEEVMTYPVSKRSELFVEDGERVEPGKQLVEGPLDPKEVLEVLGTTAVQKYLVKGVQEVYNSQGVPIHDKHIEVIVRQMLRKVTINDSGETEMLPGELVDRQRFQAQNRQAVQDGQRPASGRPEVMGITKASLATESWLSAASFQETTRVLTQAAMEQKTDPLLGLKENVIIGRLITAGTGLPVYQNQVVEPTEEAIAERYPYVESTEEFGDTLSYADFDAFSEGDNFDFGLDPSTNS from the coding sequence TTGATCGACGCAACCAAGTTTGACAGCCTCAGCATTGGGCTGGCGACGACCGAGGACATCCTCGGCTGGTCACGTGGCGAGGTAAAGAAGCCCGAGACCATTAACTACCGAACCCTCAAGCCCGAGAAGGACGGTCTGTTCGGTGAGCAGATCTTCGGCCCTTCGCGCGACTGGGAGTGTGCCTGCGGTAAGTACAAGCGCGTGCGCTTCAAGGGCATCATCTGTGAGCGCTGTGGCGTTGAGGTCACCAAGTCGGCGGTTCGCCGTGAGCGCATGGGCCACATCAAGCTCGCCGCTCCGGTAACCCACATTTGGTACTTCAAGGGCGTTCCCTCGCGCCTCGGCTACCTGCTCGACATGGCGCCGAAGGACCTCGAGAAGGTCATCTACTTCGCGGCCTACATGGTCGTCTCGATCGACGAGGAGGGTCGCCACGACGACCTCTCGGACCTCGAGAAGGAGAAGAACCTTGAGGTGCAGACTCGCGTGAACCAGCGCGACTCGGCCATCAACGAGCGCCTCTCGACCCTCGAAAAGGAGATCGCGGCTCTTGAAGAGGAAGGCGCCACCGCCGACCAGCTCAAGAAGGCGAAGGATGCAGGCGAGAAGGACATGGCCCGCATCCGCAAGGAACTCGACCGCGACATTGAGCAGGTCGAGCGCGTCTGGGAATCGTTCAAGAACCTCAAGGTTGGCGAACTGAAGCCGGACGACGCCGACTACGCCGAGCTCGAGGACCGCTACGGCGACTACTTCGAGGCCCACATGGGTGCCGAGGCGATCCAGAACCGTCTGCGTGACTTTGACCTCGAGACCGAGGCCGAGTCGCTGCGCGAGCAGATCCAGAATGGCAAGGGTCAGAAGAAGATCCGCGCCATCAAGCGCCTCCGTGTCGTGAACGCGTTCCTGCAGACCGACAACAAGCCCGAGGCCATGGTGCTCGACGTGATCCCCGTGATCCCGCCGGAACTGCGCCCGATGGTGCAGCTTGATGGTGGCCGCTTCGCGACCTCCGACCTCAACGACCTCTACCGTCGTGTGATCAACCGCAACAACCGTCTACAGCGACTGCTTGACCTCGGTGCCCCCGAGATCATCGTGAACAACGAGAAGCGCATGCTGCAGGAGGCCGTCGACGCGCTGTTCGACAACGGCCGCCGCGGTCGTGCCGTCACCGGTACCGGTAACCGAGCCCTCAAGTCCCTCAGCGACATGCTGAAGGGTAAGCAGGGTCGATTCCGTCAGAACCTGCTCGGTAAGCGCGTTGACTACTCGGGCCGTTCGGTGATCATCGTTGGTCCGCAGCTGCAGATGCACCAGTGTGGTCTGCCGAAGCAGATGGCGCTCGAGCTGTTCAAGCCGTATGTCATCAAGCGACTCATCGACCTGGGCCACGCATCCAACATCAAGGCCGCGAAGCGCTCGGTTGAGCGTGCGAAGCCCGAGGTGTGGGACGTCCTCGAAGAGGTCATCCGTGAGCGCCCCGTGCTGCTGAACCGCGCACCGACCCTGCACCGCCTGGGTATTCAGGCGTTCGAGCCGCTGCTCGTTGAGGGTAAGGCCATTCAGCTGCACCCGCTCGCGTGCTCGGCGTTCAACGCTGACTTCGACGGTGACCAGATGGCAGTCCACCTGCCGCTGTCGGTCGAGGCACAGGCTGAAGCCCGCGTCCTCATGCTCGCATCGAACAACATCCTGAAGCCCTCGGACGGTCGCCCCGTGACCCTGCCGTCGCAGGACATGGTCGCTGGCCTCTACCACCTGACGTTCGATCGTGAGGATGCGCAGGGTGCCGGTCGTTCGTTCGGCTCGGTTGCCGAGGCGATCATGGCGCAGGATGAGGGCTCGCTGCACCTCAACGCACCGGTCACCATCCGCCTCGAGGGCCTCGCGTTCCTCCCGGGCGAGGAGCCCGAGGGCTTCGTCGAGGGCAAGCCGTACGCGCTCAAGACCACCCTCGGCCGCGCGCTGTTCAACGAGCTGCTGCCTGACACCTACCCGTACCTCGAGGACCGGATGACCAAGGGTCGCCTGTCCGACGTCGTAAACTTCCTCGCGGAGCGTTTCGACAAGGACGTGGTGGCTGCCACCCTCGACAAGATCAAGGACGCCGGCTTCTACTGGGCCACGCGTTCGGGTATCTCGCTGTCGGTTGCCGACGTCGTCGTGCCCGACACGAAGGATGCGATCATCGCCGAGACTGAGGCGAAGGTTGCGGAGCTTCGTGAGGACTACTCGATGGGTCTGACCACCCAGGGCGAGTACCGCGAGAAGACGATTGCCCTGTGGGAGGCCGCGACTGAGCGTGTGGCTGAAGACACCCGCGAGCAGTTCCCGGACACCAACTCGATCCACCGAATGGTGACCGCTGGTGCTAACGGTAACTGGCTGCAGGTTCGTCAGATCGCCGGTATGCGCGGCATCGTGGCCAACCCGAAGGGTGAGAAGATCGCTCGTCCGATCATCCACTCGTACCGTGAGGGCCTCACCGTTCTCGAGTACTTCTCGTCGACGCACGGTGCGCGTAAGGGTCTTGCCGACACCGCGCTGAAGACCGCGGACTCGGGTTACCTGACGCGTCGTCTCGTCGACGTCTCGCAGGATGTCATCATCCGCGAGGTCGACTGTGGCACTCGCAAGGGCCTCAAGCTGCCGATCTCGCAGGTCAACGCCGCCGGTGAGCGCGAGCTCGCCGAGAACGTCGAGAACTCCGTCTACGCCCGTACGCTCGCGACTGACGTCGTGGATGCGGATGGTCAGGTGCTTGCGCAGGCCGGCGAGTCGGTCGGTGACGTGCTCATCGAGCGCCTCTTCAACGCGAACGTCGAGGAAGTTTCGGTTCGTTCGGTGCTGACCTGTGAGTCGCAGGTCGGTGTTTGCTCGAAGTGCTATGGCCGTTCGATGGCGTCGAGCCACCTCGCGGACATGGGTGAGGCTGTCGGTATTATCGCCGCGCAGTCCATCGGTGAGCCCGGTACTCAGCTGACGATGCGTACCTTCCACACCGGTGGTGTGGCCTCGGGTACTGACATCACGCAGGGTCTGCCGCGTGTTCAGGAGCTCTTCGAGGCACGTACCCCGAAGGGTGCTGCGAACCTCGCGAAGTTTGCCGGAACCATCTCGATCCAGGACACCGAGCGCTCGCGCAAGATCATCCTGACCCCGGATGCCGAGGACGAAGAGGTCATGACCTACCCCGTCTCGAAGCGTTCGGAACTGTTCGTCGAGGACGGCGAGCGCGTCGAGCCCGGCAAACAGCTCGTTGAGGGCCCGCTTGACCCCAAGGAGGTGCTCGAGGTTCTCGGTACCACCGCGGTCCAGAAGTACCTCGTCAAGGGCGTGCAGGAGGTCTACAACAGCCAGGGTGTGCCGATCCACGACAAGCACATCGAGGTCATCGTTCGCCAGATGCTCCGCAAGGTCACGATCAACGACTCGGGTGAGACAGAAATGCTCCCGGGTGAGCTCGTTGACCGCCAGCGCTTCCAGGCCCAGAACCGCCAGGCGGTTCAGGACGGTCAGCGCCCGGCCTCGGGTCGTCCCGAGGTGATGGGTATCACGAAGGCGTCGCTCGCGACCGAATCGTGGCTGTCGGCCGCTTCGTTCCAGGAGACCACCCGCGTGCTTACGCAGGCGGCCATGGAGCAGAAGACCGACCCGCTGCTCGGCCTCAAGGAGAACGTCATCATCGGTCGTCTCATCACCGCTGGTACCGGTCTGCCGGTCTACCAGAACCAGGTTGTTGAGCCCACCGAAGAGGCGATCGCGGAGCGTTACCCCTACGTTGAGTCGACGGAGGAGTTCGGCGACACCCTGTCGTACGCCGACTTCGACGCGTTCAGCGAGGGTGACAACTTCGACTTCGGCCTCGACCCGAGCACGAACAGCTAG
- a CDS encoding MFS transporter yields the protein MNDQQRSTPQPFDDGPRSAIDPHLLPANGRPPRVYQAASDDTIDADEFIEQDQDLATSSEDAAAESQAADGPDRADAHEESDASVNQKTSELNDVTAAASSETGAERSRLDEAVERSRTIPYAAAAGQKAATSDSDTDSTSYDANRTDAAGADTARADTADADTVQADTVQWDTKAQDAHATDGEPRTNAYSGEETEVLDASDAETQADSSDRWKSQEEAQLEEERRRDDEAFESAMLGTTSTEGLIMPPQKRGNRVFALVMAVVTTIVFAIVYALVFAAARFIFTPEANILGDAYAFAATPAFYVPVAFFGVIMIIWSVLSNRAGWWSYVLVSFLLAIVAFIGHYVGIASQDVISAGAAWSTDALLQVIRMPEHLPGALIAFITARETANWIGGLIAARGRRLTRLNKGEQVEYDARVAEERELSAVTNSEPIVVK from the coding sequence ATGAACGATCAGCAGCGCTCGACTCCGCAGCCTTTCGACGACGGCCCGCGTTCGGCCATTGACCCGCACTTGTTGCCGGCAAACGGTCGTCCGCCGCGGGTCTACCAGGCTGCGTCGGACGACACGATTGACGCCGACGAGTTCATCGAGCAGGACCAGGACCTCGCCACCTCGTCCGAGGATGCGGCGGCCGAAAGCCAGGCCGCTGACGGACCCGATCGGGCCGACGCGCACGAAGAGAGCGACGCATCCGTGAACCAGAAGACTTCCGAACTGAACGACGTAACGGCAGCCGCCTCTTCGGAGACGGGCGCCGAGCGCAGCCGACTCGACGAGGCCGTCGAGCGCTCGCGGACCATTCCCTACGCGGCGGCTGCGGGTCAGAAGGCGGCCACGAGCGACTCGGACACCGATTCGACGAGCTACGACGCGAACCGCACCGACGCAGCGGGCGCCGACACGGCCCGCGCTGACACCGCCGACGCCGACACCGTCCAGGCCGACACCGTCCAGTGGGACACCAAGGCCCAGGATGCGCACGCCACCGATGGCGAGCCCCGCACGAACGCCTATAGCGGCGAGGAGACCGAGGTGCTCGACGCATCCGACGCCGAGACGCAAGCCGACTCATCCGACCGCTGGAAGTCGCAGGAGGAAGCGCAACTCGAGGAGGAGCGTCGCCGCGACGACGAAGCCTTCGAGTCAGCGATGCTTGGCACGACCTCGACCGAGGGCCTCATCATGCCGCCGCAGAAGCGCGGCAACCGTGTGTTTGCGCTTGTCATGGCCGTCGTGACGACGATCGTGTTCGCGATCGTCTACGCGCTCGTGTTCGCCGCGGCGCGCTTCATCTTCACACCAGAGGCGAACATCCTGGGCGACGCGTATGCGTTCGCCGCCACCCCGGCGTTCTACGTGCCGGTCGCGTTCTTCGGCGTCATCATGATCATCTGGTCGGTGCTCTCGAATCGCGCCGGCTGGTGGTCCTACGTGCTCGTCAGCTTCCTGCTCGCAATCGTCGCGTTCATAGGCCACTACGTCGGTATCGCCAGCCAGGACGTCATCAGCGCTGGCGCGGCTTGGTCGACCGACGCATTGCTCCAGGTGATCCGGATGCCGGAACACCTCCCAGGCGCACTCATCGCGTTCATCACCGCGCGCGAGACGGCGAACTGGATCGGCGGCCTGATCGCTGCCCGCGGCCGCCGCCTCACGCGCCTGAACAAGGGCGAGCAGGTTGAATACGACGCTCGCGTCGCCGAGGAACGCGAGCTGAGCGCCGTGACCAATTCCGAGCCGATCGTCGTGAAGTAG
- the rpsG gene encoding 30S ribosomal protein S7, which translates to MPRKGPAPKRPIVTDPVYGSPVVTQLINKVLVDGKKSQAERIVYGALEAVAAKNGEDAVATLKKALDNVRPTLEVRSRRVGGSTYQVPVEVKPVRANTLALRWLTSYAQARREKTMTERLTNEILDASNGLGAAVKRREDMHKMAESNKAFAHYRW; encoded by the coding sequence ATGCCTCGTAAGGGCCCAGCACCCAAGCGCCCGATCGTGACCGACCCGGTCTACGGTTCGCCGGTCGTTACCCAGCTCATCAACAAGGTTCTTGTCGACGGCAAGAAGTCGCAGGCTGAGCGCATCGTTTACGGTGCACTCGAGGCTGTCGCCGCGAAGAACGGCGAAGACGCAGTCGCTACCCTCAAGAAGGCGCTCGACAACGTTCGCCCGACGCTCGAGGTTCGCTCGCGTCGTGTTGGTGGTTCGACCTACCAGGTTCCCGTTGAGGTGAAGCCGGTTCGCGCGAACACTCTCGCTCTTCGCTGGCTGACCTCGTACGCGCAGGCTCGCCGCGAGAAGACGATGACCGAGCGTCTCACCAACGAGATCCTCGACGCATCGAACGGTCTCGGCGCAGCTGTTAAGCGTCGCGAAGACATGCACAAGATGGCCGAGTCCAACAAGGCCTTCGCACACTACCGCTGGTAG